The genomic stretch GGTAACGGCGCGTGGCGCTCCACACGCCACCGACGTCCGGGGCCTTCTCGTAGACGACGACGTCGTGCCCGAGTTCGGTCAGGACCTTGGCGGACGACAGGCCGGCGAACCCGGCCCCCACGATGGCGATCTTCATGACGGTGCCTCTCACTCGCTCAACTGCGGGATGGCGGGGACGGTCCGCTCGGGACCGATCGCGGAGTAGCCGCCGTCGGCGGCCCAGTCGGCGCCGGTGACCACCGAGGCGTCGTCGGAGACCAGGAACGCGACGACGTGGCCGATCTCGGCGCCGTCCCCGACCCGGCCGGTCAGGTGGAACGGGGCGGCGACCCGGTCGGTCTTGGCGCGGTCGCCGCCGGAGAGGTCGTCCATGATCTTCGACCAGGTCCAGCCCGGGCTGACCGAGTTGACCCGGATGCCGTCGGCCGCGAAGTCCAGCGCCATCGACCGGGTCAGCTGGACGATGGCGGCCTTGGACGCCGGATACACCCAGCGGCCGGTCTGGCCGACCTTGCTGGAAATGGACGTGAAGTTGACGACCGCCGCGTGCTCGCTGGCCTTCAGGTACGGGTGGGCGTGCCGGACGGTCTCCACCGCGCTGACCAGGTTGACGTTCAACGCGGTCAGCCAGTCCTGACGGCTGGTCCCGAACCCGTTGTCCAGGTAGGTGGCGGCCAGATTGACCACGATGTCGATGCCCCCGAACCGCTCGGCGGTGGTGGCCACCAACGCGGCCAGCGCGGCGTCGTCAGTGATGTCGGTGCGGACGAAGACGACATCGCTACCGAGCTTCTCAGCGGCCACCCCGCCGGCCTCGTCGACGTCGGCGACCACGACGCGGGCCCCGGCGCGGGCCAGTGCGCCGACGACGCCGTGGGCGAGCAGGGTGGCGCCGCCGGTGACGATGGCGGTGCGACCGGACAGGTCGGGCATGGGTGGGCCTCCGTTCCCTCCACGCGGGCGGCGACCGCGCGTGATGGGAGGGGACGCTAGGTCCGGGCACCGGTGACGGACTATCCGTGCGACGCGGTGGTCGTCCGCGGAACGCGACCAGGACTCAGGTGATCCGGCGGTGGACGGGCTCGGCGGTCGCCGGAGGTTCACCGACCTCGTCCACGGTGTGACCGGTGCACGCCCGGGCGGTGACCGTCGCCCGCTCGATCCGGGCGACGGTGAACCACCGCATCGCGTCACGGAGGCGGCACCAGCCGATGAGGTACCACTGGCCGTGGCGGGCGGCGAAGAGCACCGGCTCGACGTCACGGGTGGTCGTGGTGCCGTCCGGCGCGGTGTAACGGAGACGGACGATCCGCTGGTCGGCCATCGCCTGCTCGATGGCCGATCGGACGGCCCGGGGAGCGGCCGCCGGGGCGTCGACCCAAACCCTTCCGGCGAGATCATCGGCGCGGGAACGGGTTCCGGGGTCCAGCACGTCGACGATCTTGCGAACGGCGGCTGCGGCCAGGTCGGCGTACGGTGCATCGGCCGCGGCGGACACCGCCGCCATGAGGGCCACCGCCTGGGCGGGCGAAAGAGTGACGGGCGGCAGGGAAGCGCCGGCGGCCAGCCCGTAGCCGCCGCCCGGACCCGGTCGGGACCAGATCGGGGCGCCGCTGCTCTCCAGCGCGGCGAGGTCCCGCTTGACGGTCCGCACGGAGACGCCGAACTCGGCGGCCAGGTACTCCGCCGAACACCCCCGCTGGCCGTGCCGGCGCAGGGTCTCGGACAGCGCGAGCAGGCGTTCGGTGCGCTTCACCCCTGGACACCTCCCCCGATTAGTGACACAGATGGTGTCATACCGCTGTCCTCGTCGGCTGCGAGAGTCGGGGCATGGCCACCACACCGTTGCGCCCGCCCGTCGTCCTCGTCGCCGGTCACTGGCTGGGCGGCTGGGCCTGGGACCAGGTCGTCGCACACCTCGTCGACGGGGGCCGCCCCGTCGTCGCCCTGACCTTGCCCGGGCTGTCGGCCGACGATCCGGAGCGCACGACGCGTACCCTCGACGACCAGGCGGCGGCGATCGTCGACACGATCCGCGGGCCCGAGATCGCCGGCCAAGGAGTCGTTCTCGTCGCACACAGCGGCGCGAACGCGCCCGTCAGCATCGTCCTCGACCGGCACCCAGAGCTGGTCCGGCGAGTCGTGTGGGTCGACTCCGGTCCGGTCGCCGCCGGGACGGTCTTCGCCCCGGACCTGCCCGAGGCGGTCACCGAGCTGCCGCTGCCGCCCTTTGACGTTCTCGGCCAGCAGGCCAGCCTGGCGGGGCTCAGCGAGGCGGACCTCGAACGGTTCCGCGCCCGCGCCGTGCCCGAACCCGCCGCCGCGCTCCGGCAGGCGATAGAGCTCACGAACCCGGCCCGCCACCGGGTGCCGACGACCCTGGTCTGCTGCTCGCTAGCCGGAGACCGGATGCTGGAGTTGGCCCGGGCGGGTCATCCGATGTTCGCGCCCGTCACGGCCCTGGAGGACCTGGAGCTGGTCGATCTGCCGACCGGGCACTGGCCGATGTGGAGCCGGCCCCGGGACCTGGCCCGCGTCATCGACGCCGCCGCCCGGCGAGTCAGCTGACCGGTCCGGACGCCATCCGACGCAGCTGGAAATGCTGCACCTTCCCGCTGGTGTTGCGCGGCAGGGCGGCGCAGAACCGGATGTCTCGCGGATATTTGTAGGGCGCCAGCCGCGCCTTCACGTGGTCCTGCAGGGCGCGCACCAGCTCGGGTGACTCGGGGACCCCGGGGCGCAGCACGACGAACGCGCAGACCACCGATCCGCGGTCGGGGTCGGGGCGGCCGATGACGGCGCATTCCACGACGTCGGGGTGGGTGTGCAGCGCCGCCTCCACCTCGGGCGCCCCGATGTTGTAGCCGGAGGACACGATCATGTCGTCGGTCCGGGCGCAGTAGTAGAAGTAGCCGTCCTCGTCGCGGCGGAAGGTGTCACCGGTGACGTTCCACCCGTGCTGGACGTAGGTGGTCTGGCGGGAATCAGCGAGGTAGCGGCAGCCGACCGGGCCGATCACCGCCAGTCGCCCCTCGACCCCGGGCGGGAGTTCCTGCCTGTCGGGACCGAGGATCGCGGCCCGGTAGCCGGGCAGCGGACGCCCCGTGGCGCCGCGCCGCACCTTGTCCCCGGCGGCCGAGATGAAGATGTGCAGCAGTTCGGTGCCGCCGATCCCGTCGACCACGTCGATGCCGAGGGCCCGCAGCTCGTCCCACGTCTCGAGGGTGATGTGCTCACCCGCACTGACCGCCATCCGCAGGCCGCGCAGCTGATCACCCTGACCCGCCTTCAGGATCTGCCGGTATGCGGTCGGGGCGGTGGCCAGCACCGTGACCCCCTGCTCCGCCACCACGCCGGCCAGGTCCGCCGGGGCGATCGCATCGGTCAGCAGGGCGCAGGCGCCCGCGCGCAACGGGAACACGACGAGCATGCCGAGGCCGAAGGTGAAGGCGAAAGGTGCCGTGCAGGCGACGATGTCATCCGGAGTGAGCTGCAGGATCGTCCGGCCGAACGTCGCGTCGATCGACAACAGGTCGCGGTGGAAGTGGGTGGTGATCTTGGGGACGCCGGTGGTGCCCGATGTCGGGCAGAACAACGCCACGTCGTCGCCGGCGGTGTCGACCGCGACGAAGCCGCCGGTTTTCCCCTCGACCCGACGGAGCAGGTCGTCGTCGCTCGCACCGCCCATCGGCACGATCACCAGCCCCGGGGCCGCCTCGTCCCGCACGGTCTCGACGTCGGCCAGGAACCGGTGCTCGACCAGGGCGATCACCGGCCGGGTCGCGGCCATCACCGGCCTCAGCTCACCGGCCCGCAGCGCCGCGAACACCGTCGTGGCGATCCCGCCGGCCTTCAGCGTGGCCAACCAGGCCGCCACCATCCACGGTGTGTTGGGCGACCGCAGCAACACCCGGTTGCCCGGCCGGAGCCCGAGATCCTCGACCAGGACCTCGGCGATCTGGTCGACGCGCTGCTGCAGCTCGCCGTACGTCCACATCTCGCCCTGGGGGGTGCGCAGTGCGGGCCGGTCGGGGCCGAGCCGGGCGATGGTGGCGTCGAGGATCGCGACGGCCGCGTTCACCCGCTCCGGATGCACCAGCTCCGGGGTGGTGAACTCCAGGACCGGCCACTGGCCGGGGGGCGGCAGATGGTCCCGCGCGAACGTGTCCTCGTACCCCGACGGTGACATCGCCATGAAAGCCTCCTCGTCGCAGCGGGTCGGTCATCCGACGATGCCGGGACCGACCTCGGTGATGGTGGTGTCGAGCGAGCGGAACGGGTCGGGCACGAAGCCCACCGGGCGGGGCAGAACAGCAGACGACCGCCGCCGTACCCGGGGGCCCGGCGGAGGACCGAACGGTCAGGCGCCGGGCCAGTGCCCGACGGCGTAGGCCAGGGCGCGACCTTCGAGCGCGGCGACCAGATGCTCGAACAGCCGGGTGGCGTGCGGGCCGGCCCAGTCGCCGGGCAGCAGGTCCCGGGGCAGCCCGGGGTCCCGGAACGGCAGCCGTCGCCAGGCGTCGACGACGTGCAGGTAGGTGGCGAAGGCGTAGGCCGGGGTGATGAGAGCCGCCCCGGCCAGCGACTTCTCGATCGATGAGTGGGTGGCGACGAAGTCGCGGTAGCGACCGTCGATGCCCGCCAGGTCCCAGCTCTCGGCCACCAGTGCGCGGAGATCCTGGCCGGCCACGTACGACCCCACGAAGACGGCGCTGTAGTCGGTGAGATCCAGTTCGGCGATGGCCCGTTCGGCCGCCGGCAACATGCGGGCCGGCGCGATCCAGGTCGCCGTCCCGGTGTTGCCGAACCCCAGCGTGGTCAGGTGCGACCGCAGCTGCTGCCGGCGGCTGCGCATCGACTCCGGAACCGAGAAGTTGACGATGCACCAACCGTCGTCCAGCGCCGCGGGTTGCCGCGCATGCCAGATGATCTCGTCGCCCTGGGCCAGCACCTCCAGCGCGTGCGGCGTCAGCGCGTACCCGCGGACGCCGTCCCGGGTCTCCGGCGTCAGCCAGCCCCGCTTCTTCAGCCGGAAGACGGCGGTGCGGACCGTCTGACCGTCCAGGTCGACGGCGTCGAGCAGGTCGATGGCCCCACCGATCGGCAACCAGTTGCCCATCCGCCGGACGACGGCACCGAGGAACGAGACGACCAGCGTGCGCGGGGCCCGGGGGCTGCCCTGCTCCGCCAGTTCGGCGACCGCACCCGGGGGCTCCCCGTCCTCCTCGGAACGGATGGGAGCGGACGCCGGCCGGGGCGAGGGGATGACCGGCGGGCGACTCACCCGGACGATGATGCCACCCGGGGCGAGCATCATGGCTCGTCCACAGCGTCGGTCGCGGTCCCGTCCGGGTCCAGGGCCGACCGCCAGGTCGCCGGCCAGGGGCTCGGCCCGCCGCCCGCGGCATCGACGTGCACCGTGACGTACCGACCTCGGGCCGCGAGCACCGCCGGTTGACCGGCGGGCCCACCCCAGACCTCGAACCCGAGGGTCAGGGAGGTCCGTCCCATCCGCTCGACCGTCACGGTGGCGCCCACCTCGTCGCCCGGCCGGAGCGACGCGGTGAAGTCGGCCTCGTAGCGGACCCGCGGGGCCACCGGGAAGTAGCCGGTGAGGCCCACCCCGCGCATCAGGTCCGCCTCGGCCGCCTCGGCCCACCGGGCGATGGACGTGTTGTGGTGGATACCGGCCGCGTCGGTGTCGACCCAGTGCACATGCGTCCGGTGGACACCGCTGAGCGCGGTCACCCGACGGCCGCCGGGACCCGGGGCTGCCAGCGCACGTGCTCGGTCTGCGGCGCACCGTCCCGCAGCAGCGACAACCGCGGCGGGATCTTGTCGGTCCGCGACGTCGGTGGCTTGCGCCGACCGGCCCGCCATGGGGTCGGCCAGATCGCGCCCGCCCCGGTGTAGTCCTGCTGGGCGGCGGCGTGCAGCGTCCACGACGGGTCGTAGAGGTGGGTGCGGCCCAGCGCGCAGATGTCGGCCCGGCCGGCGAGCAGGATCGAGTTGACGTCGTCGTGCGACGAGATCGCGCCGACCGCGATGACGGCCACCCCGGCCGGGGCGGCGACCTCGTGCCGGATCCGGTCGGCGAACGGGGTCTGGTAGGACCGCCCGAACGCCGGCTTCTCGTCCTTGGTGACCTGCCCGGAGGAGACGTCGATCGCCGCCGCCCCGTGCTCGACGAAGGCCCGGGCGATCTCCACCGCGTCGTCGGCGGTGTTGCCGTCCGGTACCCAGTCGTGGGCCGAGATCCGCACCGTCACGGGGACACTCGCCCCGCCCGGCTCGGCCCGCACCGCGTCGCGGACCGCGTCGAAGACCTCCAGCGGGAACCGCAGCCGGTTCTCCAGCGACCCGCCGAACTCGTCCGCCCGCCGGTTGGCCACCGGGGACAGGAACGAGGACAACAGGTAGCCGTGCGCGGCGTGCACCTCGATGAGATCGAACCCGGCCTGCACCGCCCGGCGTGCGGAGGCGACGAAATCGGCGACGACGGCGTCCATCTCGGTGCGGGTGATCTCCTTGGGCACATGGCAACCCGGCCCGTACGGCAGCGGGCTGGGGCCCACGACCTCCCAGTTGCCGGACTCCAGCGGCTGATCGATGCCGTCCCACATCAGCTTGGTCGAGCCCTTGCGGCCGGAGTGGCCGAGCTGGACGCCGATCTTCGCGCGGGAGTTCTCGTGCACGAAGCCGGTGACCCGGGCCCACGCGTCACGCTGCTCGTCGGTCCACAGACCGGGGCAACCCGGGGTGATGCGGGCCTCCGGCGAGACGCACACCATCTCGCTCATCACCAGGCCGGCACCGCCCATGGCCTTGCCGCCCAGGTGCACCAGGTGGAAGTCACCGGGGACACCGTCCTGGGCGACGTACATGTCCATCGGCGAGAGCATCACGCGGTTGACCAGTTCGAGGTCGCCGATCGTCGTCGGCTGGAACATGGCCGGCCCCGGCTCACCGCCGGCGCGGCGGGCGAAGGCGGACTCGACCTCGCCGGCGAAGTCGGCGTCCCGGTCCTTGAGGTTGTCGAAGGTGATGCGGCGCGAGCGGGTCAGCAGGTTGAAGACGAACTCGGTCGGGTCCTGATCGGCGTACATCCCGATCTGCTCGAACCACTCCAGCGACGCCTGGGCGGCCCGCTGGGTCGACTCCACGACCGGCTTGCGTTCGGTCTGGTACGCCTCCAACGCGGCCGGAACGGTGTCGTGCTCGTGCAGGCAGGCGGCCAGCGCGAGGGCGTCCTCCATGGCCAGCTTGGTGCCCGAACCGATCGAGAAGTGCGCGGTGTGCGCGGCGTCGCCGAGCAGCACCAGATTGCCGTCGTGCCACCGCTGATTGCGCACGGTGTGGAAGTTCAGCCACTTCGAGTTGTTCGTCAGGACCTGGTGGCCGACCAGTTCGTCGGCGAAGATCTGCCGGATCCGGTCGACGGCGTACTCGTCCGACACCCCGGGCGGGAACTGCTGCTCCGCGGTGGCGTCGAAGCCCGCCCGGTGCCAGACGTCCTCGTGCATCTCGACGATGAACGTCGACCCGGCATCCGAGAACGGGTAGCCGTGGATCTGCATGGTGCCCCACTGCGTGTGCTTCACCACGAACTGGAACGCCTCGAAGACCAGGTCGGTGCCCAGCCAGATGTACTTGTTCGGGCGGCGGTCCAGCGACGGACCGAACGCGTCCGCGTACTTCGTCCGGACGGCCGAGTTCAGCCCATCCGCGGCGACGACCAGATCGTGCGTCCGCCGGAGATCCTCGGCGTCCGGCGCGACCGACCGGTAACGGACGTCGACCCCGAGTTCAGCCACCCGCTCCTGCAGGATCTGCAGCAGCTCCTTGCGGCTCATGGCCGCGAAACCCTGACCACCGATGGTGAAGTGCTGCTCGTCGACCTGGACGTCGATGTCGGTCCACCGGGCGAACCGCCGTTCCATCCGGTCGTGCACGACCTGGTCGGCGCCCTCGATGCTGCCAAGGGTCTCGTCGGAGAAGACGACGCCGAACCCGAACGTGTCGTCCGGGGCGTTGCGCTCCCAGACGGTGACCTCATGCTCGGCATCCAGCTGCTTGAGCAGGGCGGCCAGGTAGAGCCCACCCGGGCCCCCGCCCACGATTGCCACCTTCATGTTGCAACTCCCGTCT from Nakamurella flava encodes the following:
- a CDS encoding SDR family oxidoreductase; protein product: MPDLSGRTAIVTGGATLLAHGVVGALARAGARVVVADVDEAGGVAAEKLGSDVVFVRTDITDDAALAALVATTAERFGGIDIVVNLAATYLDNGFGTSRQDWLTALNVNLVSAVETVRHAHPYLKASEHAAVVNFTSISSKVGQTGRWVYPASKAAIVQLTRSMALDFAADGIRVNSVSPGWTWSKIMDDLSGGDRAKTDRVAAPFHLTGRVGDGAEIGHVVAFLVSDDASVVTGADWAADGGYSAIGPERTVPAIPQLSE
- a CDS encoding helix-turn-helix transcriptional regulator; translation: MKRTERLLALSETLRRHGQRGCSAEYLAAEFGVSVRTVKRDLAALESSGAPIWSRPGPGGGYGLAAGASLPPVTLSPAQAVALMAAVSAAADAPYADLAAAAVRKIVDVLDPGTRSRADDLAGRVWVDAPAAAPRAVRSAIEQAMADQRIVRLRYTAPDGTTTTRDVEPVLFAARHGQWYLIGWCRLRDAMRWFTVARIERATVTARACTGHTVDEVGEPPATAEPVHRRIT
- a CDS encoding alpha/beta fold hydrolase — encoded protein: MATTPLRPPVVLVAGHWLGGWAWDQVVAHLVDGGRPVVALTLPGLSADDPERTTRTLDDQAAAIVDTIRGPEIAGQGVVLVAHSGANAPVSIVLDRHPELVRRVVWVDSGPVAAGTVFAPDLPEAVTELPLPPFDVLGQQASLAGLSEADLERFRARAVPEPAAALRQAIELTNPARHRVPTTLVCCSLAGDRMLELARAGHPMFAPVTALEDLELVDLPTGHWPMWSRPRDLARVIDAAARRVS
- a CDS encoding AMP-binding protein is translated as MAMSPSGYEDTFARDHLPPPGQWPVLEFTTPELVHPERVNAAVAILDATIARLGPDRPALRTPQGEMWTYGELQQRVDQIAEVLVEDLGLRPGNRVLLRSPNTPWMVAAWLATLKAGGIATTVFAALRAGELRPVMAATRPVIALVEHRFLADVETVRDEAAPGLVIVPMGGASDDDLLRRVEGKTGGFVAVDTAGDDVALFCPTSGTTGVPKITTHFHRDLLSIDATFGRTILQLTPDDIVACTAPFAFTFGLGMLVVFPLRAGACALLTDAIAPADLAGVVAEQGVTVLATAPTAYRQILKAGQGDQLRGLRMAVSAGEHITLETWDELRALGIDVVDGIGGTELLHIFISAAGDKVRRGATGRPLPGYRAAILGPDRQELPPGVEGRLAVIGPVGCRYLADSRQTTYVQHGWNVTGDTFRRDEDGYFYYCARTDDMIVSSGYNIGAPEVEAALHTHPDVVECAVIGRPDPDRGSVVCAFVVLRPGVPESPELVRALQDHVKARLAPYKYPRDIRFCAALPRNTSGKVQHFQLRRMASGPVS
- a CDS encoding PaaX family transcriptional regulator C-terminal domain-containing protein; the encoded protein is MMLAPGGIIVRVSRPPVIPSPRPASAPIRSEEDGEPPGAVAELAEQGSPRAPRTLVVSFLGAVVRRMGNWLPIGGAIDLLDAVDLDGQTVRTAVFRLKKRGWLTPETRDGVRGYALTPHALEVLAQGDEIIWHARQPAALDDGWCIVNFSVPESMRSRRQQLRSHLTTLGFGNTGTATWIAPARMLPAAERAIAELDLTDYSAVFVGSYVAGQDLRALVAESWDLAGIDGRYRDFVATHSSIEKSLAGAALITPAYAFATYLHVVDAWRRLPFRDPGLPRDLLPGDWAGPHATRLFEHLVAALEGRALAYAVGHWPGA
- a CDS encoding acyl-CoA thioesterase, translating into MTALSGVHRTHVHWVDTDAAGIHHNTSIARWAEAAEADLMRGVGLTGYFPVAPRVRYEADFTASLRPGDEVGATVTVERMGRTSLTLGFEVWGGPAGQPAVLAARGRYVTVHVDAAGGGPSPWPATWRSALDPDGTATDAVDEP
- a CDS encoding bifunctional salicylyl-CoA 5-hydroxylase/oxidoreductase, with the protein product MKVAIVGGGPGGLYLAALLKQLDAEHEVTVWERNAPDDTFGFGVVFSDETLGSIEGADQVVHDRMERRFARWTDIDVQVDEQHFTIGGQGFAAMSRKELLQILQERVAELGVDVRYRSVAPDAEDLRRTHDLVVAADGLNSAVRTKYADAFGPSLDRRPNKYIWLGTDLVFEAFQFVVKHTQWGTMQIHGYPFSDAGSTFIVEMHEDVWHRAGFDATAEQQFPPGVSDEYAVDRIRQIFADELVGHQVLTNNSKWLNFHTVRNQRWHDGNLVLLGDAAHTAHFSIGSGTKLAMEDALALAACLHEHDTVPAALEAYQTERKPVVESTQRAAQASLEWFEQIGMYADQDPTEFVFNLLTRSRRITFDNLKDRDADFAGEVESAFARRAGGEPGPAMFQPTTIGDLELVNRVMLSPMDMYVAQDGVPGDFHLVHLGGKAMGGAGLVMSEMVCVSPEARITPGCPGLWTDEQRDAWARVTGFVHENSRAKIGVQLGHSGRKGSTKLMWDGIDQPLESGNWEVVGPSPLPYGPGCHVPKEITRTEMDAVVADFVASARRAVQAGFDLIEVHAAHGYLLSSFLSPVANRRADEFGGSLENRLRFPLEVFDAVRDAVRAEPGGASVPVTVRISAHDWVPDGNTADDAVEIARAFVEHGAAAIDVSSGQVTKDEKPAFGRSYQTPFADRIRHEVAAPAGVAVIAVGAISSHDDVNSILLAGRADICALGRTHLYDPSWTLHAAAQQDYTGAGAIWPTPWRAGRRKPPTSRTDKIPPRLSLLRDGAPQTEHVRWQPRVPAAVG